Part of the Natrialbaceae archaeon AArc-T1-2 genome, GGCGCGGTCGGACTCGGGCCGACACCCGCGACGCCGACGCTGCCGACGGTCGAGGTCGGCAACACGTAGATCTCCTCCGCAGGCAACATCGCGTAGTACCCGCCCGACGCGCCCATGCCGTGGACGCTCGCGACGAGCGGTTTCTCCTCGCCGGTGCGTTTTGCCGACGTGTAGATCTGTTCGCTGCCGGCGGGTGTGCCGCCGGGGCTGTCGACCTGCAAGACGACCGCGTCGATCGATTCGTTCTGTCGTACCTCCCTGAGCTCGTCCTCGACGTCCTCGGCCATGCCGGAGTGGATCGATCCCTCGACCGAGACCACGGCGACGGTCCCGTCCGGGCCACCGACCCGATCGGCGGCGTGTGGTGCAGTCCACAATCCGACAGCGAGAGCGACGAGCACGACGGCGGCGATCTGCTGTCGCCGCGTCAACCCAACGTTGCTAAGAGCGGTTACCATCTGCACGTTGCTCGAGGGAGCAGAAACTGATAATGTTTTGTGACCTTTTTCTCGACACGAATGTACGCTCCGACAACGAAACCGATATATGGCTGTGGCTGCCGGCTCGATCAGCCCTCGAGTCGCCACGTGTGCAGCCGGTAGGCACCTCGCGTGACGCCCTCGTCGTGGTACTCGACCGGTTCCTCGATCACGGCGAGACGGTCGCCCGAAAGCGAGACGGCCGTCGAGATTCCCTCGATCGAACGGGTCTCGAGCGGTCCCGTCCCGGCCTCGAGCAGGTGGACGGCGTGGGTGTCGGCGTCGCGCTCGCGGAAGTTCTGTGCCGAGGGGACGGCGACGAGGCCGTCATCGGCCGAGAGACAGCGGGCGAACCCGCGGACGTCGTGACTCCAGATCGTTTCCCCGCTCTCGAGGTCGACCGCGACGGCCGTGTGCTCGTTCGGGTGGCGGCCGTCGGGGTCTCTCGTCTCCGCGGCGTAGGTGTTGCCAGTGACGAAAATCGCCGTCCCGTCGACGACGGCGACGTGGTTCGGGTAGGCATACAGCGTCTCGTCGTCGGTCTCGCACTCGCTCGCCAGGTCGACGCACCACGCCTCCGCGCCGTCGTCTTCGAGGAGGTAACCGTGTTTGTCGCCGTGGCTGGCGACAGCGATCCTCTCGTCGGTGATAGCCACGTCGCCGACGCGGCGCTCACCCGGCGTGCCGGGATCCCAGGTCGTCAGCTCCGTGCCGGTCTCGGTCTCGAGGACGACCAGTCCGTGATCGTGGTCGTGGTTGGCCGGACAGCGGTTGTACGCGACGGCGACCCGGCCGTCGGCGACGTCGGCGGCGATGGGCGACGCCCGCGCGTCGTAGCTCCACTGGAGCTCGCCCGCCCGATCGAAGCCGTAGACGACGCTCGACCAGTGCTGGACGTCGCCGTCGCGTTCGTACCGGCGTGCGACGACGACGATCCGGTCACCAGCGATGGCGACGTCGACGACGTACGGCTGGGCGAAGAACGTCTCCCGTGCGGGCGAGCCGACGTCCTCGGCGGTGAGATACGTCCACTGCTGTTCACCGGTCTCCCGCGAGAGGACCCGGAGCCGTCCCGTCGGCCCGCGCCCCCCGACGACGACCAGCTCGTCGTCGGCCGCAAGCGAGACGGCGTACTCCTCGCCGCCTGCCTCCCAGCGACACTCGCCGTCGGGATCGTAGCTGCGGACCCGGCCGTCCGCCGTGCCGACGACGATCGACCCGTCGTGGACGGTGACGCCGGAGCGGGTCCAGTTGTGGCGACTCGCCGCCGGCTCGAGGTCGCCCAGCGACCACCCGGCCTCGTCCCGGACGACCGCTGGATCGGTGTTCGCGTCGGTCATTCCTCGACCGGGAACGCCTCGTGGAGCGTGTGGTGGGTCTCGCCGAAGTCCTCGAGCAGGCCGTCGGTTCGCTCCCGGAGCCGGCGGATCCGCTGTTCGGCGTCCCGGACCGCGACGACCCGGCCACGGAGGTAGGCCCCGTGTGGGTCGGTCGCGTCGGCCGCGGAGGCCTTCTCTTCGAGGTCGACCAGCGCCGCGTCGAGGTGGCGTTGAATCTCCTCGAGCGTTTCGGCGTCTGCCAGGGCCGCGATCGGGCCCGATTCCTCTAAGGCGTCGCCGATCTCGGCCTCGGCGTGTTGTTTGACGCTCTCGTCGACGCTGCCAGTGACGTTCATCAGTGCGAGTCTCAGTGCTTCGAGTTCTGCGCAAGCCATGGGTGTGTTGTTGTGTTGGTCTGTCGTGGTCCTACAGCGTCTGCTGGACCAGGTCGGAAACGATGCGGTCCCGTTCGAAGTGGGACGAAACGATGCGTTCGGTGTCCTCGGGGGTGACCCCGCCGTACCAGATCCCGTCGGGGTAGACGGCGACCATCGGGCCCTCGCCACACTGGCCGAGACAGGAGCTACGGGTGATGTGGACGTCACACGCCTCGGCGTCGCGGGCCTCCTGGCGGAGTCGCTCGAGGACTGTCGTCGCGCCGCTTCCCGCACAGGTCTGGTTCGTACAGACCGCGACGTGGTTTTCGGGGGCGTCGTGGACGTGTGGGTCGTCGCCGACGTCCTCGCGGTCTGCGTGTTCGGCCTGGTGGACGAGCGAGCGCAGCATTGCCCGGGCACCACCCTGGTCGTCCTCGTAGCCGTCGAGTTCGACCTTGTACTTGCAGGTGTCACAGGACATCTCGACGCCGCCGGTGCGGGCCTCACGGAAGCGATCCGCCAGCACTTTCACGATGCGTTCGTCCGTCCCGAGCGGTTCGCCGGCCCCTGCGGCCACGTAGGGATACTCCGCGTCGAACTCGTCCGTGCGGTCCCGGATCCGTCCCGTCAGGACGCCGTCGCCCAGCATGTACGGTAAGACGACCACCGCGTCGGGTCGTCCCTTCGCGACGGTGTGTAAGGCGTCCTCGAGTCGGGGTTCGGTCACCCCGATGAAGGCCGTCTCCACCCGCGTAAACGCCCGCCCCTCGTAGAGCAGCCGCGAGAGCTTGTGGGCGTCGGCGTTGGCGTCCGGATCGCTCGAGCCCCGGGCACAGACGACGACCGCGACGTCGTCGTCCTCGCGGTCGACGCCGAGCTCGTCCTCCACCGCTCGAGCGCGTTCGTCGAGCAGTTCGACGAGTGCGGGGTGGACTCCGAGATGGGAGCCACAGTGAAGCGACAGGTCGTCGTACTGTGCTCGCGCGGTCTGGACGGCCAGGGGCACGTCGTTTTTGACGTGGCTCGCCCCGAACAGCGACAGCGGGACGACCGAGAGGTGCTCACACGTCGGCGCGAGCTCTTCGATCGCCTCGGGGATAGCGGGCTCTGCGAGCTCGAGGTAGGCGACGTCTGCCGGCACGCCGACGCGCTCTTCGAGCATCGCCGCCAGCTTGCGGACCTGTTCGTTCGACTTCTCCCGCCGGGAGCCGTGGCCGACGACGAGGACGGCGTCGTCCGCGAGCACGTCGTCTGCAAGCTCCGGGCCGTCGACACTCATACGTTCTCGGCCTGTTCGAGACTGCGCTCGAGTTTCCGTTTCCGGCTCGGTGCGTACAGCCCCGTCTCCTCGCAGGTCTCGTAACACCACTCCCCGAAGGCGGGGGCGGCATCGTCTGCGAGGCCGAACCAGTAGCCGCCCGAGGAGGTCTCGCTTATTTCGCCCGTGGGGGCCTCGACGGGACAGGACGCGAGCAGGTCGTCGATCGCCTCGAGCAGTTCCCGGTCGTCGGCGACGAACGAGATGCCGACCGTCCCGCTCGAGGACTTGAAACAGACCGTCCCACAGCCCTCGAGCAGGCCCCGGAGGAGTTCCCGCTTGTGGGCCGAAAAGGCGCTAAAGCGGTAGTTCCCGCGGCCGTCGACCGGGAGACCGAGCGGGCCGCTCTGGCCGTAGAGTTCCGAGCCGTCGATCGCGACGGTGTACTCCTCGTCGGTCCGGGTGATCGAGGTGTCGTGGGCGTACTCGCGGGTCGTCGTCTCCCGTTCGGGGTCGGCCGCCGCACCGCCGGCGATCGCCGCGAGCACTTCCGCCGAGGGCTCGTCGTTCGCGACGACCTCGAGGCCATCCGCCGTGACCTCGCCGCTGCCGGCGACGTGGCCCCAGAGGTAGGCAGTCGCCGGGTGGCCGGCGAGGAGATCGGCGGGACGCTCGATCTCGAGAGTCCCGTCGGTCATTGCCCCACCTCCCGAACCTCGATCGCGTCCACCGGACAGGCCTGGGCGGCCTGTTTGGTGTCCTCGATCCGGTCGTCGTCGAAGGTGGCGACGATCCGACCATCCTCGACGGTGACAGTCTCCTCGCCCGTCGCGTCGTAGACCGGGTCGGCGTCGGGGTCGATCGTCGCCAGGCCGTCGTCGTCCTCGATAAAGCGCGGGTCCCGGGTCAGGCAGGCGAAGATGCCGTCACAGGCGTCCTTCTCGAGGGTGACTTCGTATTTGGGCATGGTGTGGTGTGCTCGTATCGGGACGTCAGTAGTCGTACTTCGTCTCGTAGCCACGCGGGGTGACCATCCGGTCGTCCCAGACGTAGGTCTCCTCGTTGCCGACGACGATGGTGGTCGTCATGTCGATGATCTCGCTTTCGCCGAGCTCTTCGAGTTCGCCGAGTTCGGTGATCATCACCTGCTCGTCCTCGCGGCCGGCAGCGTGGACGATGCCGACGGGCGTGTCGGGATCACGATGCGTGAGAAGAATCTCACAGCACTTCTGGAAGTTGTCGCGGCGCTTGCGGCTCCAGGGGTTGTAGATCGTGATCGTGAAACTCTCCTTGGCCGCGGCGTGGAGCCGGGACTCGATCTCGGGCATCGGCACGAGGTGATCGGACAGCGAGATCGAGACGGTGTCGTTCACGAGGGGAGCACCCAGGCGGGCCCCACAGGACTGTGCGGCGGGGACACCCGGCACGACCTCGAAGTCGACCATCGAGGCCGTCGCGCCCTTCGACTCTATGATCTCGAGTGCGAGTCCCGCCAGCGCGTAGACGTTCGGGTCGCCGCTGCCGACGATCGCCACGTCGTTGCCCGCGAGCGTGCGGTCGACCGACTCCTCGGTTCGCGACACTTCGCCACACATCGGCGTGTCGTAGATCTCCTCGGCCTGCTCGGTGATCTCGTCGGGGATCAGTTCGATGTAGGTCGTGTAGCCGACGATGTGATCGGCCTCGAGCAGGGCCTCTCTCGCCCGCTGGGTCATCCCCTCGGGATGGCCGGGGCCGAGGCCGACGGCCATCAGTTGGCCGGGGTCGGCGTCGAAGTCCTCGACGGTCGCGCCGACTTCTTTCTCGGTCGAATCGTCGTCGCTCGAGGCCCCACAGGAGGATGTCGAGTCGCTGGAACTCGAACTCGAGCCCCCGCATTTGGATTCCGAGGACGTCGAGTCGCTGCTCGAGGCCCCGCATTTCGAGCCGGAATCGCTCGCAGTCTCGGCCTCGGTGTCGGTGCTCGCGCCACAGTTGGAAGTCGATTCGTCAGCGTCGGTGGATTCGGGGTCGGTATCGGTGCTCATGGTCAGAAGTCGTCGACGTCACGCCCGCCACGCGGGGTGACGAGGTACGTTCGATCGTCGTTGCTCCAGGTGTCGGTCTCGTGGTTGCCGATGATGAGCGAGGTGCCCATCCCCGAGACCTTCTCGTCGTGGTTCACAGCGTCGCCAAGCGTCGTGACGAAGTGGCCCTCGCCGTTTCGCCCGGCGTCCTCTCGGCCGGCGTCGTTGACGATGGCCACGTAGGCGTCGTCGGTCCGTTCCTCGCGGACGATCTCGACGGCCTTCTCGTAGTTGCGCCAGCAGTTGTAGAGGACGATCACGAAGTCGCTGATTGCCGCGGCACGCAGTTTCTCCTCGATCTCGTCCCAGCCACGCCACTTGTCGGACAGCGAGACGGTACAGAAGTCGTTACACAGGGGTGCACCGACCATCGCCGACCCGCCGAGTGCGGCGGTCACGCCGGGAACGATCTCGATGGGGATGTCCGTCGCTTCCTCCTCGTCGGCCATCAGGAAGAGGAGGTCGGACTTGCCGTAGACCGAGGGGTCGCCGCCGGAGACGTGGGCGACGTCTTCGCCCGCGCGAACGCGCTCGAAGGCCTCCTTCGCCAGCTCGATCTGGCGTCCCATCGACGAGCGGACGATCTGCTGTTCGTGACCCTCGTTTCGAGTCACGAACCCGTCCTCGTCGACCGCCTCCTCGGGTGGCAGCGTGCCGTCCTCGCGCAGGAACTCCTGGTAGAGATTCGAGACGATCACGCAGTCGGCCGTCTCGATAACGTCTTTCGCGCGCTTGGTCATGTGATCGGGCAGGCCGGGGCCGATGCCGACGACGTAGAGGGTGCCGTACTCCTCCGGTGTCCCCGTCGCGTCGGCGCTATCGGCCGTCTCGTCGACCTGTCCAGCGTCGTCAGCGCCGCTCATCGGCCGATCGCCACCGTTACCTCGTCCTCGTAGCCGATCTTCTCGAGGACGAGTTCGTTCTCACGGCCGCCGGCGATCGCCGAGGCCTCCGAGACGCCCGGCCAGCCGATCAGCTCCTTGGACTTCGAGGGGGTCGGCCCCTCGTGCTCGAGCAGGGTCTCCTTCTCGAAGGCGACGACGCCCAGCCCGAGTTCCTCGGCCGCGGCGAGCAGCCCCTCCTCGTCTTCCTTCCGGGTCGCCGTCGCGACGAACTCGACGTCTGCTCTGTCGTAGTCGGTCTGCTCGAGGGCCGTTTCCCAGGCTGCGAGGAACGTCTCCTTGTCCGCCCCGGAGACGCTGCCGGTGCCGATGACGACGCCGTCCTCGGAGTTGCGCTTGAGGACAGTCACGTCGTCGCCGACCAGCACCGCCTTCGGGCCGTCGAGGCGGGCCACGGGGCCGAGTTCGTCGTCGAGCACGGCGAGGTTCGTCGCCACGGTCGAATCGCCGTTGACGACGTGGAGATCCATCGCCTTCGCACGGGCTTCGACGCCCTGCTTGCCCGCCGCCTCGCTCGCGGTGGTCATCGCCGGGATCGCGCCCATCGTCGCCAGGTCCTGTGCGACCTGGTTTGCGCCGTGGTGGCCACCCGTGATCGGGATCGCCCAGGTCAGTTCCTCGTCGACCACGACGATCGCCGGATCGTCCCACTTGTCCTCGAGCAGGTGGGCGGTTTTTCTCATTGCGATACCGCTTGCCATCAACCCGACGAAACAGTCGTACTCGCCCCAGTACTCCTCGAAGACGTCGCCGTGGTACTCGAGGATGTCCACCGAGTCGTAGCGAGCGCCGATGCCCTCGACGATCTCCTCGGCGGTGTCCATCTTGCGCTCGAAGGCGATGATGGCGATCTCCTCCGCGACTTCGCCGTCCGAGTCGGGCGTCTTGCAGTGTCCACTGTCGTCGGAATCGTTGCTGTCAGTACTCATCGTTCATGTCGAATAGCCGATCGTTCCATGGTTGGATCGCAATCCCGTCCAGTCACTCGAGTCGGCCGACCGACCAGTCGCCCCGGGCGGGAATGAAAGGGGCCGGCTCGAGCGAGTCGGGCACGTTCACCCTGTTGTTGACTCCGTATTGCACTACCACTCATCTCAGTCCGAACACCCATCGTCTGTCTCTTCACTATCGTTCGACCCACGATTTGCCCAGTCGCCGTAGAGGTACGAGCGCTCGTAGCCCGCGCCGGTGACGGCCTCGCCGATCAGGACCAGCGCGGAGGCCCGGTAGCCTGCCTCCGCTACCTCGTCAGCGATCGTCCCGATCGTCCCCGTGATGACGTCCTCGTCGGGCCAGGAGGCGTGATAGACCACCGCCACCGGAATGTCCGGGTCATGACCGTCCTCGAGCAACCGCTCCATCGTCTCCCGCACCGCGTGGGTACCCAGGTAGATGCAGGTCGTCACGTCGCCCATCTCGACGAAGTCGCTGATGTGATCCTCCTCCTCGCTCAAGGTCTTGCCCTGCGGGCGGGTGAACGCCACGTGGTTCGCGACCTCGTTCAAGGTCAGCTGGGTGCCAAGCGTTGCACTCGCCGCAAACGAGGAGGTCACGCCGGGGACGAAATAGGTCGGCACGTCCTCGGCCTCCAAGGCGTCCATCTGCTCGAGTGCGGCCCCGTAGATGGCGGGGTCGCCGCTGTGGAGGCGAACGACAGTTCGGCCCTCGTGATACGCCTCTGCCATCAGCGGGATCAGTTCCTCTAAGTCCTTGCCGACGGAGTTGACCAGCTCGGCGTGGTCACAGTACTCCTCGAGCAGTTCGCTGTTGACAAGCGAGCCGGCATGCACCACGAGGTCGGCCTCGGCGAGCAGTTCCCGGCCGGTAACGGTCAGCAGGCCCGGGTCGCCGGGGCCGGCCCCGACGAAGGGTACGCCCTCGCGAACGTCGCCGGCGGTGTAGTTCGCGTCGCTCATGCCGACCCCTCCGCTTCGGCGTCGGTGTCAGCGTCCGCCTCCTCGTCGACGTCGAACGCCGCCGTCGCCAGATCGCGCTCGAGACCCTCCCGTTCGGCGTAGGCGAGCGTGTAGTAATCCCGTTCGTCGATCTCGCCCGGATCGTCGGTGACGATCGTCTCGCCCTGTTCCATGAACAGTCGCCGGCCGAAGCGAACCTCGTAGCCCGCCTCGGTCAGCTTTTCGTACGTGGTCGGCGCGTCGGTGACCTTGAACAGGATCATCCGGTCGGGACCGGTGGGAGCCGCGCCGTTTGCGGCCTCCCGGAGCGCCAGGCCCGTGCCGGACTCGATCTCGACGCCGAGCGCCGTCGCAAAGGCCGTCATCGCGCTCACGCCGGGGACGACCTCGAGGTCCACCTCCGGGTGGAAGGTATCGAGGGTCCGCCGGAGGTGGCCAAACGTCGAGTAGACGTTGGGGTCGCCGAGGGTGACGAAGGCCACGTCCGTCTCGCGGGCTTGCGTCGCGACCTCCTCGGCGGCCTCCTTCCAGGCACTCCGGAGTTCCTCGGGGTCCCGGGTCATCGGGAAATCGAGGTCGCCGATCTTCGACTCCTCGACGTGTTCGAGTGCGACCGATCGGGAGAGGCGGCCGGGGGAGTAGACGATCTCGGCGTCCTCGAGGACGCGTTTGCCCTTGACCGTCACAAGCTCTGCATCGCCGGGGCCGAGGCCGACGCCGTAGACGGTCACGCCAACCCCTCCGCGTCGCGACGGCCGACGATCATGTACACCGGGTTCTGTGAATCGAAGCTCGTCGCGCCGACGAGTTCGTAGCCGTGGCTGACCTGGAACTGGACGACCTCGTCCAGGATTTCGCGCTCGCGGAAGGCCTCGACGGCCCGGCCCGCGACCTCCAGACGAGCGACGTTCATCACGATCCGGTCGACGTCGGTCTCGACGGCGTGGTCCAGCACGGCCTCGAAGTTGCGGCTCCCGCCGACGAACAGAGCGTCTGCGTCCTCGGGGAGTCCGTCGGGGGCTTCGGCTTCACGGACCGTCACGTCCGCGTCGACCTCGTTTGCCGCGAGGTTCTTCTCCGTGACCTCGAGGCGCTCGGGCTTGCGCTCGATTGCCGTCACCCGCCCGGCTCGACGGGCCGCCTCGATCGTCACCGCACCGGTACAGGAGCCGACGTCGACGACGTGATCGGACGGTCCCAAATCGAGCTTTGCGAGTGTCACCGCCCGGACCTCCGGCTTCGTCGGTCCGGCCTTCGCGTCGTGTGGCAGGGCTACCTGGGCCATCATCCGAACCCTTTCGCCGATCCGTAAAAACAATTTTGTTTGTGCTATCGAAACCAGGATTTCACACCCTGGATTGTGCTACCCCAACCGACGTTTCACTCTGTCACTCCTCGTCGTCGGTGTTTCCCACGTCGTTTACGAGGTCCCACGCCCGCGCTCGAGCATCCGCCTCGCGACCGTCCTCGAGTCGCTGCCAGACCTCCTCGTCCTCGAGCACGCGCCACAGCGCCTCCCGGCGTTCCGGGACGGACAGTTCGTCGTCGTCCTGGAGTTCCTCGCGTAGCTCCGCCTGGAGCGAGACCATCGGGTCGACGCGCTCGAGCAAGGGCTCGATCTCCTGTCGGAGGTACTTCGAGATGGCAGGGCTCGCGCCGTCGGTGGAGATGGCGACCGTCACCCGGTCGGACTCGGCGCGACTCGGTGTGACGACGTCGCCGCGGCGATCGACGCGGTTGACGAGCGCGCCGGCCTCGCGGGCGGCCGTCGCGACCGCGTCGTTGAGGTCCCCGTCGTCGGTCGCGGGGACGACGAGGAAGGTGTCGTCGACGACGACCGGAGCGTCGGCGGGCTCGAGTTCACGGCGGACGCACTCGCAGTCGACCGTCTCGAAGCCGTCGGCGAACGCCGGAGCGAACACGGTCACGTCGGCCTCGGTCGCGAAGGTCCGTGCCTTTCGCAGGGCGACGGGACCGCCGCCGACGACGACCACCGACCGACCCTCGAAGTCGTGAAAGAGCGGGAGCATGGGCTCAGGCCGGGTCGAACGGCTCGAGTGCCGGCTCGATTTCGTCTCGGATCGCGGTGACGTCGCCAATCACCGCCGTTGCGGGCGGCGAGACCGACTCCGCCTCGGCGCGGTCGACGATGGTCTCGAGGGTCCCCCGGACGACGTGTTGGTCGTCCCAGGTCGCCTTCTGGACGAGCGCGACGGGTTTGTCGGGGTCGACGCCGTGGTCACGCAGCGCCGTCACGTTTCGCTCGAGGGTCCGTACGCCCATGAGCACCACGAGCGTACCGCCGCTTTCGACGGCCGCGGAGATCGCGTCCCAGTCGAGTGCACTCTCGTCTTTGTCGGGCGTCTCGTGACCGGTGATGACCGTAAACCGCGAGGAGACGTCC contains:
- a CDS encoding cobalt-precorrin-4/precorrin-4 C(11)-methyltransferase; the protein is MSDANYTAGDVREGVPFVGAGPGDPGLLTVTGRELLAEADLVVHAGSLVNSELLEEYCDHAELVNSVGKDLEELIPLMAEAYHEGRTVVRLHSGDPAIYGAALEQMDALEAEDVPTYFVPGVTSSFAASATLGTQLTLNEVANHVAFTRPQGKTLSEEEDHISDFVEMGDVTTCIYLGTHAVRETMERLLEDGHDPDIPVAVVYHASWPDEDVITGTIGTIADEVAEAGYRASALVLIGEAVTGAGYERSYLYGDWANRGSNDSEETDDGCSD
- the cobJ gene encoding precorrin-3B C(17)-methyltransferase produces the protein MSTDTDPESTDADESTSNCGASTDTEAETASDSGSKCGASSSDSTSSESKCGGSSSSSSDSTSSCGASSDDDSTEKEVGATVEDFDADPGQLMAVGLGPGHPEGMTQRAREALLEADHIVGYTTYIELIPDEITEQAEEIYDTPMCGEVSRTEESVDRTLAGNDVAIVGSGDPNVYALAGLALEIIESKGATASMVDFEVVPGVPAAQSCGARLGAPLVNDTVSISLSDHLVPMPEIESRLHAAAKESFTITIYNPWSRKRRDNFQKCCEILLTHRDPDTPVGIVHAAGREDEQVMITELGELEELGESEIIDMTTTIVVGNEETYVWDDRMVTPRGYETKYDY
- a CDS encoding DUF3209 family protein yields the protein MACAELEALRLALMNVTGSVDESVKQHAEAEIGDALEESGPIAALADAETLEEIQRHLDAALVDLEEKASAADATDPHGAYLRGRVVAVRDAEQRIRRLRERTDGLLEDFGETHHTLHEAFPVEE
- the cbiT gene encoding precorrin-6Y C5,15-methyltransferase (decarboxylating) subunit CbiT encodes the protein MAQVALPHDAKAGPTKPEVRAVTLAKLDLGPSDHVVDVGSCTGAVTIEAARRAGRVTAIERKPERLEVTEKNLAANEVDADVTVREAEAPDGLPEDADALFVGGSRNFEAVLDHAVETDVDRIVMNVARLEVAGRAVEAFREREILDEVVQFQVSHGYELVGATSFDSQNPVYMIVGRRDAEGLA
- a CDS encoding PQQ-binding-like beta-propeller repeat protein — translated: MTDANTDPAVVRDEAGWSLGDLEPAASRHNWTRSGVTVHDGSIVVGTADGRVRSYDPDGECRWEAGGEEYAVSLAADDELVVVGGRGPTGRLRVLSRETGEQQWTYLTAEDVGSPARETFFAQPYVVDVAIAGDRIVVVARRYERDGDVQHWSSVVYGFDRAGELQWSYDARASPIAADVADGRVAVAYNRCPANHDHDHGLVVLETETGTELTTWDPGTPGERRVGDVAITDERIAVASHGDKHGYLLEDDGAEAWCVDLASECETDDETLYAYPNHVAVVDGTAIFVTGNTYAAETRDPDGRHPNEHTAVAVDLESGETIWSHDVRGFARCLSADDGLVAVPSAQNFRERDADTHAVHLLEAGTGPLETRSIEGISTAVSLSGDRLAVIEEPVEYHDEGVTRGAYRLHTWRLEG
- the cbiG gene encoding cobalt-precorrin 5A hydrolase gives rise to the protein MSTDSNDSDDSGHCKTPDSDGEVAEEIAIIAFERKMDTAEEIVEGIGARYDSVDILEYHGDVFEEYWGEYDCFVGLMASGIAMRKTAHLLEDKWDDPAIVVVDEELTWAIPITGGHHGANQVAQDLATMGAIPAMTTASEAAGKQGVEARAKAMDLHVVNGDSTVATNLAVLDDELGPVARLDGPKAVLVGDDVTVLKRNSEDGVVIGTGSVSGADKETFLAAWETALEQTDYDRADVEFVATATRKEDEEGLLAAAEELGLGVVAFEKETLLEHEGPTPSKSKELIGWPGVSEASAIAGGRENELVLEKIGYEDEVTVAIGR
- a CDS encoding CbiX/SirB N-terminal domain-containing protein yields the protein MSVDGPELADDVLADDAVLVVGHGSRREKSNEQVRKLAAMLEERVGVPADVAYLELAEPAIPEAIEELAPTCEHLSVVPLSLFGASHVKNDVPLAVQTARAQYDDLSLHCGSHLGVHPALVELLDERARAVEDELGVDREDDDVAVVVCARGSSDPDANADAHKLSRLLYEGRAFTRVETAFIGVTEPRLEDALHTVAKGRPDAVVVLPYMLGDGVLTGRIRDRTDEFDAEYPYVAAGAGEPLGTDERIVKVLADRFREARTGGVEMSCDTCKYKVELDGYEDDQGGARAMLRSLVHQAEHADREDVGDDPHVHDAPENHVAVCTNQTCAGSGATTVLERLRQEARDAEACDVHITRSSCLGQCGEGPMVAVYPDGIWYGGVTPEDTERIVSSHFERDRIVSDLVQQTL
- a CDS encoding cobalt-factor II C(20)-methyltransferase, whose product is MTVYGVGLGPGDAELVTVKGKRVLEDAEIVYSPGRLSRSVALEHVEESKIGDLDFPMTRDPEELRSAWKEAAEEVATQARETDVAFVTLGDPNVYSTFGHLRRTLDTFHPEVDLEVVPGVSAMTAFATALGVEIESGTGLALREAANGAAPTGPDRMILFKVTDAPTTYEKLTEAGYEVRFGRRLFMEQGETIVTDDPGEIDERDYYTLAYAEREGLERDLATAAFDVDEEADADTDAEAEGSA
- a CDS encoding ferredoxin, with protein sequence MPKYEVTLEKDACDGIFACLTRDPRFIEDDDGLATIDPDADPVYDATGEETVTVEDGRIVATFDDDRIEDTKQAAQACPVDAIEVREVGQ
- a CDS encoding precorrin-3B C(17)-methyltransferase, with protein sequence MSGADDAGQVDETADSADATGTPEEYGTLYVVGIGPGLPDHMTKRAKDVIETADCVIVSNLYQEFLREDGTLPPEEAVDEDGFVTRNEGHEQQIVRSSMGRQIELAKEAFERVRAGEDVAHVSGGDPSVYGKSDLLFLMADEEEATDIPIEIVPGVTAALGGSAMVGAPLCNDFCTVSLSDKWRGWDEIEEKLRAAAISDFVIVLYNCWRNYEKAVEIVREERTDDAYVAIVNDAGREDAGRNGEGHFVTTLGDAVNHDEKVSGMGTSLIIGNHETDTWSNDDRTYLVTPRGGRDVDDF
- a CDS encoding precorrin-2 dehydrogenase/sirohydrochlorin ferrochelatase family protein; translated protein: MLPLFHDFEGRSVVVVGGGPVALRKARTFATEADVTVFAPAFADGFETVDCECVRRELEPADAPVVVDDTFLVVPATDDGDLNDAVATAAREAGALVNRVDRRGDVVTPSRAESDRVTVAISTDGASPAISKYLRQEIEPLLERVDPMVSLQAELREELQDDDELSVPERREALWRVLEDEEVWQRLEDGREADARARAWDLVNDVGNTDDEE
- a CDS encoding cobalamin biosynthesis protein; this encodes MTDGTLEIERPADLLAGHPATAYLWGHVAGSGEVTADGLEVVANDEPSAEVLAAIAGGAAADPERETTTREYAHDTSITRTDEEYTVAIDGSELYGQSGPLGLPVDGRGNYRFSAFSAHKRELLRGLLEGCGTVCFKSSSGTVGISFVADDRELLEAIDDLLASCPVEAPTGEISETSSGGYWFGLADDAAPAFGEWCYETCEETGLYAPSRKRKLERSLEQAENV